The following are from one region of the Deltaproteobacteria bacterium genome:
- a CDS encoding PilZ domain-containing protein gives MSEPKSPEERRQSPRFSKTMSVQVKSDVWDVTGHISDDAAGKNIGLGGLSFVSGICYEMGGNLDMLVRIADWDPDALKRGIYIAVSSAPYRVAGRVVRCEEMRGHPGHYEVGVRFTEIAEDDRKLLARHLGLD, from the coding sequence ATGAGCGAGCCCAAGTCGCCGGAGGAAAGAAGGCAGAGCCCAAGATTCTCCAAGACCATGTCGGTGCAGGTCAAGTCAGATGTCTGGGACGTGACCGGACACATCAGCGACGACGCCGCCGGAAAAAACATAGGCCTCGGCGGCCTGAGCTTCGTTTCCGGGATATGCTACGAGATGGGCGGCAACCTGGACATGCTGGTGAGGATTGCCGACTGGGACCCCGACGCCCTGAAGCGAGGCATCTACATAGCGGTGTCCAGCGCCCCGTACCGGGTGGCGGGCCGTGTGGTGCGCTGCGAAGAGATGAGGGGGCATCCCGGACATTACGAGGTGGGCGTCCGTTTCACCGAAATAGCCGAGGACGACCGCAAGCTGCTTGCCAGGCACTTGGGCCTTGACTGA
- a CDS encoding propanoyl-CoA acyltransferase: protein MREVAILGVAMTRFGIWEKTNLELFADAALEAIDKSGITPNDIQALFFGNCLGDFEEGQIHMAPFAHDAIGLPMSAPATRYESACATATVAIRQGALLVASGQYDMVLAGGTERANAMGTPLATRTFAMGCHAQNETPTGITFPGVFAMATHLYSKKYGIPLAALKRDMAEVAVKNHFHGSKNPKAHFGKEITVEKVLNGMMVADPLQLLDCCPFSDGASAVVITTLEKARGLVKKPVVIAGMGQASAGPLAMQKDLTRVRAREVSSREAYAQAGVTPKDIQVCEVHDCFTIAEILALEALGFYEFGKAHDAAAKGETRNGEKAKIVVNPSGGLKAKGHPIGATGAAQVTEIVEQLREESGDRQVPGAKWGLVDTLGGDLGTVCNLILARA from the coding sequence ATGAGAGAAGTGGCCATTTTAGGCGTGGCCATGACCCGATTCGGCATATGGGAAAAGACCAACCTGGAGCTTTTCGCAGATGCGGCCCTTGAAGCCATAGACAAATCGGGCATAACGCCGAACGACATCCAGGCGCTTTTTTTCGGCAATTGCCTGGGCGATTTTGAAGAAGGCCAGATACACATGGCCCCCTTTGCCCACGACGCCATAGGGCTTCCCATGTCGGCACCGGCGACTCGATACGAAAGCGCCTGCGCAACTGCAACGGTGGCCATCCGCCAGGGGGCGCTCCTGGTGGCTTCGGGCCAGTACGACATGGTCCTGGCCGGCGGAACCGAGAGGGCCAACGCAATGGGGACGCCTTTGGCCACCCGCACCTTTGCCATGGGATGCCACGCCCAGAACGAGACTCCCACGGGAATAACGTTTCCCGGCGTTTTCGCAATGGCGACTCATTTATACAGCAAAAAATACGGAATCCCCTTGGCCGCCCTCAAGCGCGACATGGCGGAAGTGGCGGTGAAAAACCATTTCCACGGCTCCAAAAACCCCAAGGCCCATTTCGGCAAGGAAATCACGGTTGAAAAGGTCCTAAACGGCATGATGGTGGCCGACCCGCTTCAGCTTCTGGACTGCTGCCCCTTTTCGGACGGAGCCAGCGCCGTTGTGATCACCACCCTTGAAAAAGCCAGGGGGCTCGTCAAAAAGCCCGTTGTCATCGCCGGAATGGGCCAGGCTTCGGCAGGGCCCCTTGCCATGCAAAAGGACCTCACCAGGGTCCGGGCGCGGGAGGTTTCCAGCAGGGAGGCTTACGCCCAGGCGGGCGTCACCCCCAAAGACATCCAGGTCTGCGAAGTGCATGACTGTTTCACCATCGCCGAAATTCTGGCACTGGAGGCCCTTGGCTTCTACGAGTTCGGCAAGGCCCACGACGCTGCGGCCAAAGGGGAGACCCGAAACGGTGAAAAGGCGAAAATCGTGGTGAACCCTTCGGGCGGGCTGAAGGCCAAGGGGCATCCAATAGGTGCCACCGGGGCCGCCCAGGTTACCGAAATAGTGGAGCAGCTCCGGGAGGAGTCCGGCGACAGGCAGGTTCCCGGCGCCAAGTGGGGCCTGGTGGACACCCTTGGCGGAGACCTTGGAACGGTTTGCAACCTGATTCTTGCGAGGGCCTGA
- a CDS encoding OB-fold domain-containing protein, producing the protein MTTFVDYQKALAEGRLLCSSCKNCNECAIPPRIVCRNCQGRDLVVEETEKRGVIRTFTVIRIAPLGFEAPYIVAMVETGCGAWVMGNLLGVEPDSADMDLMGKTVSITSRITPADTYSIGEIHTLAFELSEHQ; encoded by the coding sequence ATGACGACATTTGTTGACTACCAAAAAGCCCTGGCCGAAGGAAGGCTTCTGTGCTCGTCCTGCAAAAACTGCAACGAATGCGCCATTCCGCCGCGCATCGTGTGCAGAAACTGCCAGGGCAGGGACCTTGTGGTTGAGGAAACCGAAAAGCGGGGCGTGATACGGACTTTCACCGTAATCCGCATAGCGCCTTTGGGTTTCGAGGCCCCCTACATCGTTGCGATGGTGGAAACCGGCTGCGGAGCCTGGGTAATGGGAAACCTTCTCGGCGTCGAACCGGACAGTGCGGATATGGACCTGATGGGAAAAACCGTGTCCATAACCAGCAGGATAACCCCTGCCGATACCTACAGCATCGGGGAAATCCATACTTTGGCCTTTGAGCTTTCAGAGCACCAATAA
- the hybB gene encoding Ni/Fe-hydrogenase cytochrome b subunit produces MKGKAFFAPTFGALVVWLFALAGAAAIVYRFWAGIGAVTNLSDGYPWGLWVAVDILAGVALAAGGFVVAGVAHLFGGKQFEALARPAVLAALLGYLMFVLGLIVDMGRPWNMIYLYFGNHGSPLYEIGWCASLYTLVLCMELLPAVLEKYSMKRAHALWLMSSPWLVVVLLSTFAYAMTYSLAWAMIVAAVLSAWELSMAFGKSRRTVQIPILLIGAGVILSFLHQSSLGVLFLMASHKLSPLWHSPLLPILFLVSAICAGIGMMTLEALGSEKFMGRRIPLAPLAAFARQMPVILAFYLILKIADILARDALHLVFAGGAAAVMWWAEMGLGLALPLALYLKPGFVDNRRGLFAASFLVVAGVVINRINVAMIGVEVERWGPYHPSFTELLITFGIIAMGLLAYDFLSDELPIHEGA; encoded by the coding sequence ATGAAGGGAAAAGCCTTTTTCGCCCCCACTTTCGGAGCCCTTGTCGTCTGGCTTTTCGCCTTGGCCGGAGCGGCCGCCATCGTTTACAGGTTCTGGGCCGGAATTGGGGCGGTGACCAATCTTTCCGACGGCTACCCCTGGGGACTTTGGGTGGCCGTGGACATCCTTGCAGGGGTTGCCCTTGCGGCAGGCGGTTTCGTGGTGGCCGGGGTGGCCCACCTTTTCGGCGGGAAACAGTTCGAGGCCCTGGCAAGGCCCGCCGTCCTTGCGGCCCTTCTGGGATATCTCATGTTCGTTCTGGGCCTTATTGTGGACATGGGCAGGCCGTGGAACATGATCTACCTCTATTTCGGCAACCACGGCTCCCCCCTTTACGAAATAGGCTGGTGCGCATCCCTTTACACCCTGGTGCTTTGCATGGAGCTTTTGCCTGCGGTCCTGGAAAAATATTCCATGAAAAGGGCGCACGCCCTCTGGCTCATGTCTTCGCCCTGGCTGGTGGTGGTTCTCCTGTCCACTTTCGCATACGCCATGACCTATTCCCTTGCCTGGGCCATGATCGTGGCGGCTGTCCTGTCGGCCTGGGAGTTGTCCATGGCCTTCGGAAAGTCCAGAAGAACGGTCCAGATTCCCATTCTGCTCATCGGGGCCGGGGTCATACTGTCCTTTCTCCACCAGTCCTCCTTAGGCGTCCTCTTTCTCATGGCGTCCCACAAGTTGAGCCCTCTGTGGCATTCGCCGCTTCTTCCCATACTTTTTCTGGTTTCCGCCATTTGCGCCGGAATCGGCATGATGACCCTGGAGGCCCTGGGCAGCGAAAAATTCATGGGTCGCCGCATACCCCTTGCGCCCCTGGCGGCCTTTGCAAGGCAGATGCCCGTAATACTGGCCTTTTACCTCATACTGAAGATCGCGGACATATTAGCGCGCGACGCCCTTCACCTGGTTTTTGCAGGAGGCGCGGCAGCCGTCATGTGGTGGGCGGAGATGGGCCTGGGCCTGGCGCTGCCCCTTGCGCTCTATCTCAAGCCGGGCTTCGTTGATAATCGAAGGGGGCTCTTTGCGGCCTCCTTTCTGGTGGTGGCGGGCGTTGTCATCAACCGGATAAACGTGGCCATGATAGGTGTGGAAGTGGAGCGTTGGGGGCCTTACCACCCAAGCTTTACGGAATTGCTCATAACTTTCGGCATCATCGCCATGGGACTTCTGGCCTACGATTTTTTGTCGGACGAGCTGCCCATCCACGAAGGCGCATGA
- a CDS encoding MFS transporter, whose product MTHQSGFWGETTAFLALFLDNLGVLVFMGAILMFTFNFPADIIMKRMIPGSAAGVFFGDLVYTWLAIRHSKKTGRRDVTAIPLGLDTPSSIGIAYAVLGPAYIATQNAELTWQIGMCTLFMIGVAKVIFSFCGKWVQRVVPTAGLLGSIAGIGLMLLGFLPLLEIFSEPVVGMVALGIIFSVFLGKMRLPGRIPGVLVAVLLATGIHFFLGYSGLLSEFSAPSFEITPSLPVFSASFLHALPQSIPYLPLAIPFGILTIIGGINNTESARLAGDEYRTRDILLTEAITSLIAAFFGGCAQTTPYIGHPAYKKMGATWWYTLATALLIGIFSLTGMLSLIAGLIPRAVLAPVFIFIGFEIIHQAYRESPPEHSPAVSLSFMPVIANLVIIILGQFLGALSVTQDKLPERLQLMLNTLTVLSNGFILTALLWGSLLAFLIDQRPRLAALCALACSAFTLFGVIHSVLPTGAVYLPWTMQGALHYSLALSYLLLASIFMVLRKD is encoded by the coding sequence TTGACGCATCAAAGCGGGTTCTGGGGGGAAACGACGGCCTTTCTGGCCCTTTTTCTCGATAACCTGGGCGTGCTCGTCTTCATGGGTGCGATACTCATGTTCACGTTCAATTTTCCGGCGGACATAATCATGAAACGCATGATCCCCGGATCGGCGGCGGGGGTCTTTTTCGGGGACCTCGTCTACACCTGGCTCGCCATACGGCACTCGAAAAAAACGGGCCGCCGGGACGTCACTGCAATTCCCTTAGGTCTCGATACGCCGTCCTCAATCGGCATCGCCTATGCGGTTCTCGGCCCGGCCTACATCGCCACTCAAAACGCCGAACTCACCTGGCAGATAGGCATGTGCACCCTTTTCATGATCGGGGTGGCCAAGGTGATCTTCTCTTTTTGCGGCAAGTGGGTGCAGAGGGTGGTTCCAACGGCTGGGCTTCTGGGTTCGATAGCGGGCATTGGCCTCATGCTGCTGGGCTTTTTGCCCCTTCTGGAGATTTTCAGCGAGCCGGTGGTGGGCATGGTGGCGCTCGGCATCATTTTTTCTGTGTTTCTGGGAAAGATGCGGCTTCCGGGACGGATTCCGGGTGTTCTGGTTGCGGTTCTGCTGGCGACGGGAATCCACTTTTTTCTGGGATACAGCGGCCTGCTTTCCGAATTCAGCGCCCCGTCATTTGAAATAACTCCTTCCCTTCCGGTTTTTTCAGCCTCGTTTCTCCACGCCCTCCCCCAAAGCATCCCGTATCTTCCCCTGGCCATCCCCTTCGGGATATTGACCATCATCGGTGGAATCAACAACACCGAAAGCGCCAGGCTGGCGGGCGATGAATACAGGACCAGGGACATCCTTCTGACCGAGGCCATAACGTCCCTCATCGCAGCCTTTTTCGGGGGCTGCGCCCAGACCACTCCGTATATCGGGCATCCCGCCTATAAAAAAATGGGCGCAACCTGGTGGTACACCCTGGCGACCGCGCTCCTGATCGGGATTTTTTCCCTTACAGGCATGCTTTCCCTTATCGCCGGGCTCATTCCAAGGGCTGTCCTGGCTCCCGTATTCATCTTCATCGGCTTTGAAATAATACACCAGGCATACAGGGAATCTCCGCCGGAGCATTCCCCCGCCGTCAGCTTGAGCTTCATGCCGGTCATCGCCAACCTTGTAATCATCATCCTGGGCCAGTTTCTGGGCGCGCTTTCCGTCACGCAGGACAAGCTCCCGGAACGGCTCCAGCTGATGCTCAACACCCTCACCGTTCTCAGCAACGGGTTCATCCTGACCGCCCTTTTATGGGGAAGCCTGCTGGCCTTTCTGATCGACCAAAGGCCAAGGCTCGCGGCCCTGTGCGCCTTGGCCTGCTCGGCTTTCACGCTTTTCGGCGTTATCCATTCGGTGCTGCCCACGGGCGCGGTTTACCTGCCCTGGACGATGCAGGGCGCTTTGCACTATTCCCTTGCTCTTTCCTATCTGTTGCTTGCCTCAATTTTCATGGTGCTGCGCAAGGATTGA
- a CDS encoding 4Fe-4S dicluster domain-containing protein produces MKGMLIDTTRCIACRACQVACKQEHDLKAQKTRFFWGDGFQNPPHRTSETWNLITFNDVKTEHGYEWVFGRRQCFHCNEPACAAACPVGALQKTAQGPVVYDSSRCIGCRYCQIVCPFNAPRFEWDKRVPLIKKCDLCADRIARGDKPACTATCPTGALSFGDRKTLLAEALARIKNHPDRYVNHVYGEKEVGGTCVLHLAKVPFDRIGYPAGLSNTPYPDQIKAAMSAVPYAMTGMAAVFGGLAWIINRRMAAGENESREEGGK; encoded by the coding sequence ATGAAGGGAATGCTCATCGACACCACCCGCTGCATCGCCTGCCGGGCCTGCCAGGTGGCCTGCAAGCAGGAGCACGACCTCAAGGCCCAGAAGACCCGGTTTTTCTGGGGGGACGGGTTTCAGAACCCGCCCCACCGGACATCGGAAACCTGGAACCTCATCACCTTCAACGATGTAAAAACAGAACATGGCTATGAGTGGGTGTTCGGAAGGCGGCAGTGCTTTCACTGCAATGAGCCCGCCTGCGCGGCGGCCTGCCCGGTGGGGGCCCTGCAAAAAACCGCTCAGGGACCGGTGGTCTATGATTCCTCCCGGTGCATAGGCTGCCGTTACTGCCAGATCGTATGCCCTTTCAACGCCCCCAGGTTCGAATGGGACAAAAGGGTGCCACTCATAAAAAAATGCGACCTTTGCGCTGACCGCATAGCAAGGGGCGACAAGCCCGCCTGCACCGCAACCTGCCCCACTGGGGCCCTCTCGTTCGGGGACCGGAAAACCCTTCTGGCGGAGGCCCTTGCCAGGATCAAAAACCACCCGGATCGCTATGTGAACCATGTTTACGGCGAAAAAGAGGTGGGGGGAACCTGCGTGCTCCACCTGGCCAAGGTGCCCTTCGATCGAATAGGATACCCGGCAGGACTGTCGAATACGCCCTACCCGGACCAGATAAAGGCCGCCATGAGCGCGGTTCCCTACGCCATGACGGGCATGGCGGCGGTTTTCGGGGGGCTCGCCTGGATCATCAACCGGCGAATGGCCGCCGGTGAAAATGAAAGCCGCGAGGAGGGCGGAAAATGA
- the fdnG gene encoding formate dehydrogenase-N subunit alpha, which produces MKITRRNFLKALGGATAGALAGAATSEAVHSIPVSEDRLKDAVSTTSVCPYCAVGCGLIVKTLDGKVAQVAGDPEHPINQGALCSKGAALLQTANSPGRLTRVLYRGPGKDRWEEKSWEWALARIAKRIKETRDATFVKEKDGDTVNRTEGIACLGGASLDNEECYLYSKFARSLGIVYLEHQARIUHSSTVAGLAASFGRGAMTNHWIDIKNADVVMVCGSNVVENHPIAARWLQKARENGAKILSVDPRYTRTSSFADHYCKIRSGTDIAFVGGMINYALEKGRIHRDYVAAYTNASFIVSENFVFHQGLFSGFDPATRAYEKSSWAFETDEKGAPKKDPTLTHERCVFQLLKKHFSRYDRETVCNVTGSPVGDFEKTCDIFTSTCAPGRAGTWLYAMGATQSTHGTQNIRAYAILQLLLGNIGLAGGGVNALRGESNVQGSTDMGLLYNALPGYLASPEQKDKTLEQYLKNRTPVSLDPESANWLSNTPKYMVSLLKAWYGDFAGPENEFAFQLLPKRSGNCSYLQLFRAVAEGLVKGLILFGQNPAVSGPNAGQERQALSRLSFLVAVDLFETETAAFWKRPGQDPREISTEVFLLPAAFSLEKEGSISNSGRWAQWRYRAADPPGEARPDLWILDALHEAVKTEYGKGGVFPDPVIRLTWDYESRPPEGPDVHLVAREINGCFTNDAEIEGKRFSRGAQSPSFAMLSDGGSTSSGCWIYSGSYPGKDKSDNRMARRGAADAPNNIGLFPDWAWCWPVNRRILYNRASVDESGRPWNPAKAVIEWDPAQKKWLGDVPDGGFPPGAKHPFIMSPDGYGGLWANGLADGPFPEHYEPFESPVKNLLSPQQSGPAVVPVNGPGALPPGDPGLFPVVATTCRMTEHWQAGAMTRNTPLLAELVPDMFAELGEELARELGIENGDRIQVESARGSIEAYALVSPRFSPFRLSGKTVHQIGLVWHFGYQGQATGDSANMLTPDIGDPNTSIPEYKAFLCRVKKV; this is translated from the coding sequence ATGAAGATCACTCGCAGAAATTTTCTGAAAGCCCTGGGCGGGGCGACCGCCGGGGCACTTGCCGGTGCTGCGACTTCGGAAGCCGTCCACTCCATTCCCGTATCCGAAGACCGCTTGAAGGACGCGGTTTCAACCACGTCGGTCTGCCCCTACTGCGCCGTGGGTTGTGGCCTTATAGTCAAGACGCTGGACGGGAAGGTGGCCCAGGTGGCGGGCGACCCGGAGCATCCCATCAACCAGGGGGCCCTGTGCTCCAAGGGCGCGGCCCTTTTGCAGACGGCAAACAGCCCCGGACGACTGACAAGGGTTCTCTACCGTGGGCCGGGCAAGGACCGGTGGGAGGAAAAATCCTGGGAATGGGCCCTGGCCCGGATAGCGAAAAGGATAAAGGAGACCCGCGACGCCACCTTTGTGAAGGAAAAGGACGGGGACACGGTAAACCGCACCGAGGGGATAGCCTGCCTCGGGGGGGCATCGCTGGACAACGAGGAATGCTACCTCTACTCGAAGTTCGCCAGGAGCCTCGGAATCGTCTATCTGGAACACCAGGCCCGAATCTGACACAGCTCCACGGTCGCCGGTCTGGCGGCCAGCTTCGGCAGGGGGGCCATGACCAACCACTGGATAGACATAAAAAACGCCGACGTGGTCATGGTCTGCGGCTCAAACGTGGTGGAGAATCACCCCATAGCCGCGAGGTGGCTCCAGAAAGCCAGGGAGAACGGGGCGAAAATCCTTTCAGTGGACCCAAGGTACACCAGGACATCCTCATTCGCCGACCATTACTGCAAAATCCGCTCAGGAACAGACATTGCCTTTGTGGGGGGCATGATAAACTACGCCCTGGAAAAGGGCCGCATCCACCGGGATTACGTGGCCGCCTACACCAACGCGTCCTTTATCGTTTCCGAAAATTTCGTTTTTCACCAGGGCCTCTTTTCGGGCTTCGACCCGGCAACGAGAGCGTACGAGAAGTCCTCCTGGGCCTTTGAGACGGATGAAAAAGGCGCGCCCAAGAAGGACCCAACGCTTACCCACGAGCGGTGCGTGTTTCAGCTTCTGAAAAAGCATTTCTCCCGCTATGACCGCGAAACCGTATGCAACGTTACCGGTTCGCCGGTTGGGGATTTTGAAAAAACCTGCGACATATTCACATCCACATGCGCGCCCGGCAGGGCAGGGACCTGGCTCTACGCCATGGGCGCCACCCAGAGCACCCACGGCACTCAGAACATAAGGGCCTACGCCATCCTTCAACTTCTTTTGGGCAACATCGGGTTGGCCGGAGGCGGGGTAAATGCGCTCAGGGGGGAGTCCAACGTGCAGGGGTCAACCGACATGGGCCTTCTGTACAACGCCTTGCCCGGATACCTTGCAAGCCCGGAGCAGAAGGACAAGACCCTCGAACAGTACCTCAAAAACCGAACGCCGGTAAGTCTTGACCCCGAATCGGCCAACTGGCTTTCCAACACGCCCAAGTACATGGTTTCCCTTTTAAAGGCATGGTACGGGGATTTTGCCGGTCCGGAAAACGAGTTCGCGTTTCAACTCCTGCCCAAGAGAAGCGGAAACTGCTCGTATCTGCAGCTTTTCAGGGCCGTGGCCGAAGGCCTGGTAAAGGGGCTGATCCTGTTCGGACAGAACCCGGCGGTGAGCGGCCCCAACGCGGGACAGGAACGACAGGCGCTTTCCCGGCTTTCCTTTCTGGTGGCGGTTGACCTGTTTGAAACAGAAACAGCGGCTTTCTGGAAACGTCCGGGCCAGGACCCCCGGGAAATTTCCACAGAGGTGTTTTTGCTTCCGGCCGCCTTTTCGCTGGAAAAGGAAGGCAGCATCTCCAACAGCGGCAGATGGGCCCAGTGGCGGTATCGGGCCGCAGACCCGCCCGGAGAGGCCAGGCCGGACCTGTGGATACTGGACGCCCTGCATGAGGCCGTGAAAACCGAGTACGGGAAAGGGGGCGTTTTCCCCGACCCCGTCATCAGGCTGACCTGGGATTATGAATCCCGCCCCCCGGAAGGGCCGGACGTCCATCTCGTGGCCAGGGAAATCAACGGCTGTTTCACCAACGACGCGGAAATCGAGGGAAAGCGCTTCTCCAGGGGGGCGCAGTCGCCGTCATTTGCCATGCTCAGCGATGGCGGATCAACCTCTTCGGGCTGCTGGATTTATTCCGGCTCCTATCCCGGAAAGGATAAGTCGGACAACCGCATGGCCCGCCGGGGAGCTGCGGACGCGCCCAACAATATCGGCCTTTTTCCGGACTGGGCCTGGTGCTGGCCCGTCAACCGCAGAATCCTCTACAACAGGGCCTCGGTGGACGAGTCGGGCCGCCCGTGGAATCCGGCCAAGGCCGTGATAGAATGGGACCCTGCCCAAAAGAAATGGCTGGGGGACGTGCCTGACGGAGGCTTTCCACCCGGCGCGAAGCATCCTTTCATAATGAGCCCGGACGGGTACGGAGGCCTGTGGGCGAACGGCCTTGCGGACGGCCCTTTTCCCGAACATTACGAGCCTTTTGAAAGCCCCGTGAAAAATCTCCTTTCCCCCCAACAGAGCGGTCCGGCGGTGGTCCCCGTAAACGGGCCGGGGGCTTTGCCGCCCGGCGACCCCGGCCTTTTTCCCGTCGTGGCCACCACCTGCCGCATGACCGAGCACTGGCAGGCCGGAGCCATGACCCGCAACACGCCCCTCCTGGCTGAGCTGGTTCCCGATATGTTCGCCGAACTGGGTGAGGAGCTTGCAAGGGAGCTTGGCATCGAAAACGGGGACAGGATTCAGGTGGAATCCGCCAGGGGCAGCATAGAGGCCTATGCCCTGGTGAGCCCGCGCTTCTCTCCCTTTCGGCTTTCGGGGAAAACCGTGCATCAGATAGGGCTGGTCTGGCATTTCGGCTACCAGGGCCAGGCCACCGGCGACAGCGCCAACATGCTCACCCCGGACATCGGGGACCCCAACACGTCAATCCCGGAATACAAGGCCTTCCTGTGCCGGGTGAAGAAGGTTTGA